A region of Maribacter algicola DNA encodes the following proteins:
- a CDS encoding HupE/UreJ family protein, producing the protein MENFWFYINMGLNHVLDFNAYDHILFLSALAIPFTFKSWKKVLVLATVFTITHCLSLMLSVFDIVVMDVGLIEFLIPVTIFLTAIFNIVYLKRLQGQTNILLHALATAFFGLIHGFGFSNYFKMLIAGEDEKITPLLGFATGIEISQLIIVMAVLLVAYAVQNLGRIKQPNFVLVASIIVLLITIPLLYQTFPW; encoded by the coding sequence GTGGAGAATTTTTGGTTTTACATAAATATGGGCCTAAACCATGTGTTGGATTTTAATGCATATGACCATATCCTGTTTTTATCTGCATTGGCAATTCCTTTTACTTTCAAGAGTTGGAAAAAGGTCTTGGTCCTGGCAACGGTTTTTACGATTACCCATTGTCTTTCCTTAATGCTTTCGGTTTTCGATATAGTGGTTATGGATGTTGGATTAATTGAATTTTTAATACCTGTAACCATATTTTTGACGGCAATCTTCAACATAGTTTACTTAAAGAGGTTACAAGGGCAGACCAATATTTTGTTGCATGCACTGGCAACCGCTTTTTTTGGTCTCATCCACGGTTTTGGATTTTCCAATTATTTTAAGATGCTTATTGCAGGGGAAGATGAGAAAATAACACCGTTACTGGGATTCGCGACCGGAATCGAAATCTCCCAATTAATTATTGTGATGGCCGTACTGTTGGTGGCTTACGCTGTCCAAAACTTGGGTAGGATTAAACAACCCAATTTTGTTTTGGTAGCGAGTATTATTGTTTTATTAATCACAATACCTTTGTTATATCAAACGTTTCCTTGGTAA
- a CDS encoding TerB family tellurite resistance protein has translation MIKWIGALVGFFIRGFAGAVLGFFVGSALDSLFGSGNGRAQTVFGDFTRPNVSPADFELNLLSLCSIVIKADGQVSQQEMDYVRQYFVGTYGKEKANAIFRTFNDINKKREISAQRISSFLAQRTRYEVRLQLLHFLFGIAQADGNVSTPEINKIREIAGYMRVSQVDFESIMAMFIKSADNSYKILEIEKSATNEEVKKAYRTMAKKYHPDRVNTQDEAIKRGAEEKFKQVQLAYETIQKERGIS, from the coding sequence ATGATTAAATGGATCGGGGCTTTAGTTGGCTTTTTTATTAGGGGATTTGCAGGCGCTGTTCTAGGTTTTTTCGTTGGAAGTGCCTTGGACAGTCTTTTTGGGTCTGGAAATGGTAGGGCGCAGACCGTTTTTGGTGATTTTACTAGACCCAATGTATCTCCAGCGGATTTTGAACTGAACCTACTTTCCTTATGTTCCATTGTAATCAAGGCCGATGGGCAGGTAAGCCAACAGGAAATGGACTACGTACGGCAGTATTTTGTAGGCACGTATGGAAAGGAAAAGGCGAACGCCATTTTTAGGACCTTTAACGATATCAATAAAAAAAGGGAAATTTCCGCACAGCGGATAAGTAGTTTTTTGGCACAAAGGACACGGTATGAAGTACGGCTCCAATTACTGCATTTTTTGTTTGGTATCGCACAGGCCGATGGGAATGTCAGCACGCCAGAGATAAATAAAATCAGGGAAATTGCCGGTTATATGCGGGTATCCCAAGTAGATTTTGAAAGTATTATGGCCATGTTCATAAAATCGGCCGATAATTCCTATAAAATATTGGAGATTGAAAAATCTGCCACTAATGAAGAGGTAAAAAAAGCCTACCGTACCATGGCGAAAAAATACCATCCGGATAGGGTGAATACACAGGACGAGGCCATAAAAAGAGGTGCGGAGGAAAAATTCAAGCAGGTGCAGCTTGCCTATGAAACCATACAAAAGGAAAGGGGAATCAGTTAA